CGTGGTCGAGCAGCCTCCGCACCTCTATGGTTACTGGCCATGTGGCCAGGACAGCAGCCGCCCGGGGGCGAGCAGAACCCGCAGGACCAGAATCAGAACCCCTATCAGCAGTCGGGGTACCAGCAGCCGAACCCGTATCAGCAGCCGCCTGCCCAGCCCGGGTATCCGCAGCCGCCGACGCAGCCCGGCCATCCGCAGCAGCCGCCGACGCAGCCGGGCTACCCGCAGCAGCCGCCGACGCAGCCCGGATACCCGCAGCAGGGATACGGCCAGCAGCCGGGATACGGCCAGCCGAACCCGTACCAGCAGCCGACCGTCCCGCAGCAGTACGCGGTGCCGGGACCGGCGCAGCCCGGCGGGCCGGACGGCGGGAAGAAGAAGACGGCACTCGTGGCGATCGTCGCCGCGACCGCCGTGGTCGTCGCCGCCGGTGTCACCGGCTTCCTCGTGCTCGGCAAGGACGACGACAAGAAGACGACCGCCGACGACCAGAAGCCGACGCCGACGGCCAGCGCACCGGTGGACCCGTCCGCCGACCCGTCGACGATCCCCTCCACGGATCCGAGCGAGAGCGCGTCCGGCGGGATCGCCAACCCGCGTGACGGCGCCGCCCAGCAGCCGACGATCCCCGGCTGGAAGGTCGTCTACAACCCGAAGTACGGCACCCTCTTCGACGTACCGCCGGAGTGGGAGGTGCTGAAGCCCGGCATGATCACCTTCTTCGAGGACGAGAAGAAGAACGACGGCAGCCCGCTCGTCACCATGTCGTCGCCGACGCGCCTCAAGAGCGAGTGGTGCACCTACGACACCGACAAGAACGGCACCAAGGAGACCTGGGGCCTGAGCACCGCCGGCACCAAGGGCGGCCAGGGCGCCAAGAACACCTCGGACGCCGCGCGCAGCGAAGCCGGCACCTGGGTATGGGGCGGCTACGCCCAGCACATGCCGCAGAGCACCATCAAGATCACCAAGCCGGTGCCCTACACGACGAAGTCGGGTCTCACCGGCCACATGGCGACGGCGACGGCGCCGGGCGTCAAGAAGCGCAACAAGTGCGAGACGGACGGCAAGTCGATCGCCTTCACCTTCAAGAACGCCAAGGGCGACTTCTCGACCTGGGTGCTCTACGGGGCGGACGGCGTCGCGGACGAACTGCCGGACGCCACGATCCGGCAGATCCTCTCGACGGTCCGGCTCGCTCCGGCGTCCTGACCGGACGGTTCTCCGAGCTCCGGCCCCGGCACGTGGTCCTTCCACGCGCCGGGGCCTGCCCGTCCCCGGCCCGACCCGGGCCCGGAGTCGCCGCCGGACCTCCGTCCGGCGCCCAGGGCGGCCCGTCCGGATATCGGGTTGGCATACGGACGGTCCGCCAGGGATAGTCCCGGGGTGAACAGTCCCGCCGCCGCCCCCCACCGCTCCCGCCGACCCGAGTGGGCCGGGCGCAACTACGTCCTCCTGACCGCCGCCACCATCGTGACCAACCTCGGTACGCACGGCGCGCTGATCGCCACGACCTGGGCGGTGTTCGAGACCGGAGGCGACGCCGGTGACGTGGGGCTCGTGGCGATGGCACGGTTCCTGCCGCTGGTCCTCTTCCTGCTGATCGGCGGCGCGGTCGCCGACCGGGTGCCCCGGCACCGGGTGATGGTCGCGGCGAACGTCCTCAACTGCGTCTCGCAGGCCGTCTTCGCCGCGCTCGTGCTCTCGGGTTCCGCCCAGATCTGGCAGATGATGGTGCTCACCGCGCTCTGCGGCACCGGTCAGGCCTTCTTCAACCCGGCCGCCGAGGGCATGCTGATGTCCAGCGTCACCGGTGAGCAGGCGAGCCGGGCCTTCGCCGTCTACCGGATGGCCATGCACGGCGCGTCCATCGGCGGCGCGGCGCTCGGCGGGGCGCTCGTCGCGTTCGTCGGCCCCGGCTGGGTCCTCCTGATCGACGCGATCGCCTTCGCGGTCGCGGGCGGGCTCCGCGCGTTCCTGGACGTGAGCGGTATCCCCGAGCGCGCGCCCGGCGGCGGTCTCTTCTCCGATCTGAGGGAGGGCTGGCACGAGTTCATCGGGCGGCCTTGGCTCTGGTCGATCGTCGCCCAGTTCTCCGTCGTGGTCGGTCTGATCGGGGCGGTCGAGTCGGTGTACGGGCCGCTGGTCGCCAAGGCCGAGCTGGGCGGCGCGCGTCCCTGGGGCATCGCGCTCGCCGCGTACGGGGTGGGAACGCTCGCAGGCGCCTTCCTGATGGCCCGCTGGAAGCCGCGCCGGCTGCTGTTCGTGGGCACGCTCTGCGTCTTCCCGATCGCGCTGCCGTCGGCGGCGCTCGCCGTACCGCTCGACGCGGTGGGCCTCACGACGGCGATGTTCGTCAGCGGTGTGGCCATCGAGGTCTTCGGCGTCTCGTGGATGACGACGATGCACCAGGAGATCCCCGAGGAGAAGCTCTCCCGGGTGTCGGCCTACGACTGGTTCGGCTCGACGGCCCTGTTGCCGCTGACGACGGCGCTGGCGGGCCCGGCGGAGACCTCGTTCGGCCGGAGCACGGCGCTGTGGGGCGCGGCGGGGCTGATGGTGCTGGTCACCGCGCTCGTACTGCTGGTGCCGGACGTACGGAATCTGACCCGGCGTCCGCACACGAAGGAGCCGGTCCTCGCGACGACGCCGACCGCGGGATCCGACTCCGTGCCGGTTCCGACGGCCGCGCCTCTCGCCGCCGCCCTCGCCGTGTCCGACACTTCGGCCGACGTCCCGGCAGGTACTGCGGCAGGTGTCTCTGCCGACGTCTCAGCAGATGTCTCAGCAGATGTCTCAGCCGATGCCGAAGGCGCCCTCCGGCGGAACGGGTGACGGGACGGCACCGGCGTCGAGGACCGGTGCCGCGGCGCCGGTGAACCGGACGAGGGTGTCCCCGTGCTCCACGCGCGCGGGGAAGGCGTCCGCGGCGGCCCGGCGGGCGAGGTGCGCGATGTCGATCTCACGGCCGGAGGCCACCAGGACCGCGTTCCCGAAGCGGCGGCCGCGCAGCACGGCCGGTTCGGCGACCAGCGCCAGCTCGGGGAAGACGGCCGCGAAGGTGGCGAGCTGGGAGCGGAGGAAGGTGAACGGCGCCCCGTCGGCCAGATTGGCCGCGTAGACGCCGTCGGGTCGCAGGACGCGCCGGACCTCGCGCGCGTACTCCACGGACGTGAGGTGGGCGGGCACGCGGGAGCCGCCGAAGACATCGCCGACGACGAGGTCGGCCGAAGCGGCGGGGGCCTCCTCGAGCCAGCGCCGGGCGTCCGCACCGTGCACGGTGATCCCGGACCCCTCGGGCAGCGGCAGGTGTTCGGCGACGAGCGCGAGCAGCCCCAGGTCGGCCTCGACCACGTCCTGGCGCGAGCCGGGCCGGCAGACGGCCACGTACCGCGGCAGGGAGAGCGCCCCGCCACCGAGGTGCAGGACGTCCAGCGGCTCGCCGTCGGCGGCGGCGCCGTCCACGACATGGGCGAGCCGGCGCGCGTACTCGAACTCCAGGTACGCCGGGTCGTCGAGGTCGACGTACGACTGCGGT
This sequence is a window from Streptomyces sp. NBC_00691. Protein-coding genes within it:
- a CDS encoding MFS transporter — its product is MNSPAAAPHRSRRPEWAGRNYVLLTAATIVTNLGTHGALIATTWAVFETGGDAGDVGLVAMARFLPLVLFLLIGGAVADRVPRHRVMVAANVLNCVSQAVFAALVLSGSAQIWQMMVLTALCGTGQAFFNPAAEGMLMSSVTGEQASRAFAVYRMAMHGASIGGAALGGALVAFVGPGWVLLIDAIAFAVAGGLRAFLDVSGIPERAPGGGLFSDLREGWHEFIGRPWLWSIVAQFSVVVGLIGAVESVYGPLVAKAELGGARPWGIALAAYGVGTLAGAFLMARWKPRRLLFVGTLCVFPIALPSAALAVPLDAVGLTTAMFVSGVAIEVFGVSWMTTMHQEIPEEKLSRVSAYDWFGSTALLPLTTALAGPAETSFGRSTALWGAAGLMVLVTALVLLVPDVRNLTRRPHTKEPVLATTPTAGSDSVPVPTAAPLAAALAVSDTSADVPAGTAAGVSADVSADVSADVSADAEGALRRNG
- a CDS encoding spermidine synthase; translation: MNEQIPVIREVDQGTARLMPDVDRERAWLLTVDGAPQSYVDLDDPAYLEFEYARRLAHVVDGAAADGEPLDVLHLGGGALSLPRYVAVCRPGSRQDVVEADLGLLALVAEHLPLPEGSGITVHGADARRWLEEAPAASADLVVGDVFGGSRVPAHLTSVEYAREVRRVLRPDGVYAANLADGAPFTFLRSQLATFAAVFPELALVAEPAVLRGRRFGNAVLVASGREIDIAHLARRAAADAFPARVEHGDTLVRFTGAAAPVLDAGAVPSPVPPEGAFGIG